From Glycine soja cultivar W05 chromosome 4, ASM419377v2, whole genome shotgun sequence, the proteins below share one genomic window:
- the LOC114408099 gene encoding blue copper protein-like — MAFSSALVLGSLLAINMGLPTLAIDYTVGDTSGWAIGADYSTWTGDKTFAVGDSLVFKYGGGGGHTVDEVKESEYKSCTAGNSISTDSSGETTITLKTAGTHYFICSVPGHCSGGMKLVVTVKSGKATDSSSTSTGKASPSDVTPNTTKSNSSSASGVSPIVAMFIVSWISYNVLYGISFPHSARTEVVLSPFLNFLIIIIITIIITIVTLFSGLIYSDLSMSTN; from the exons ATGGCATTCTCTAGTGCTTTGGTTTTGGGCTCATTGCTAGCAATCAACATGGGCCTGCCAACCCTTGCAATCGACTACACTGTGGGAGATACTTCAGGTTGGGCAATTGGTGCTGATTATAGCACATGGACTGGTGACAAGACCTTTGCAGTGGGTGATAGTCTTG TGTTCAAgtatggaggaggaggagggcaCACAGTGGATGAGGTTAAAGAGAGCGAGTACAAGTCGTGCACAGCAGGGAATTCGATTAGCACAGACAGTAGTGGTGAGACCACAATTACTCTTAAAACCGCAGGCACTCATTACTTCATATGTTCTGTTCCTGGACATTGTTCTGGCGGCATGAAACTTGTCGTCACTGTCAAATCAGGAAAAGCCACTGATTCTTCTTCAACTTCAACTGGGAAGGCTTCACCTTCTGATGTCACACCCAACACCACTAAATCAAACTCGTCTTCAGCGAGTGGTGTCTCACCAATTGTTGCTATGTTTATTGTTTCGTGGATCTCTTACAATGTTTTGTATGGTATAAGTTTCCCCCACTCAGCCAGGACAGAGGTAGTGCTCTCACCGTTTCTTAATTtccttataataataataattacgattattattactattgtcaCTCTGTTTTCtggtttgatttattcagaTTTATCTATGAGTACTAATTAA